One Vallitalea pronyensis genomic region harbors:
- a CDS encoding extracellular solute-binding protein: MKKIWSLLVVIALLVGCSSTPSSETKVPADSDALTKAEQGTDKKDNTKETVVVELWHALGGSLGDGLLQIIDTYNQSQDTYQVKPVTIGSYSEIDEKLQAAYVAKTVPALVAGGSYDTFYKKGLVESFEDYMPEDYDKSDIVGGFMDAALRDGKMVFAPAYGTSQVLYYNKAVLQEAGYDKEDMKSWQDIVAMSDKVMGMDTNKDQIKHIWEPMWGSGNMADVVSSAGGHFISDDGQTVTINDAIWVEVLEQYRKWIHEDKVMRIHSGGQGWEYWYKTMDDWVYGKSLGYTGSPGDYVIALEAVGKAIDEGYKNEFGVTHQAGWKGNDPAPYFSSLMYFIPKSDKLTEEQKKGAAEFVTFATNTNNTAMFSMATGYAAVRKSVLDLPEYQAYLSSNPDADAALKQIDLYAVPEFVDPTGGAIMDALSEAVDKIQIENISAKKALDEAAKKAQRALDKVK, from the coding sequence ATGAAAAAAATATGGAGTTTATTAGTCGTTATTGCTTTATTGGTAGGCTGTTCCAGTACACCAAGTTCAGAAACAAAGGTACCTGCTGACTCAGATGCTCTAACAAAAGCAGAGCAAGGAACAGATAAAAAAGACAACACAAAAGAAACGGTGGTTGTGGAACTGTGGCATGCATTAGGAGGTTCTCTTGGTGATGGTTTATTACAGATTATTGATACCTATAATCAATCACAAGATACCTACCAAGTGAAGCCAGTGACCATTGGCAGCTATAGTGAAATTGATGAGAAATTACAAGCAGCCTATGTGGCAAAAACAGTGCCCGCATTAGTAGCTGGAGGTTCTTATGATACATTTTATAAGAAAGGATTAGTGGAGAGCTTTGAAGACTATATGCCAGAAGACTACGATAAAAGTGATATTGTTGGCGGATTTATGGATGCAGCTCTAAGAGATGGCAAGATGGTCTTTGCACCTGCTTACGGTACATCTCAGGTATTATACTATAATAAAGCTGTTTTACAAGAAGCAGGGTACGATAAAGAAGACATGAAATCTTGGCAAGACATCGTGGCTATGTCAGACAAGGTGATGGGCATGGATACCAATAAGGATCAGATTAAGCACATATGGGAGCCCATGTGGGGTTCAGGTAATATGGCAGATGTTGTGTCAAGTGCAGGTGGACATTTTATATCCGATGATGGACAAACCGTTACAATTAACGACGCCATCTGGGTAGAAGTACTTGAACAATATAGGAAGTGGATTCATGAAGACAAAGTCATGCGTATTCATTCTGGTGGACAAGGCTGGGAATATTGGTACAAAACCATGGATGATTGGGTATATGGTAAATCTTTGGGTTATACAGGATCACCAGGGGACTATGTCATAGCTCTTGAAGCCGTAGGAAAGGCAATTGATGAAGGGTACAAAAATGAGTTTGGTGTGACACACCAAGCAGGATGGAAAGGCAACGATCCAGCACCATACTTCTCAAGCCTTATGTATTTCATTCCAAAAAGTGATAAGTTAACAGAAGAACAAAAGAAAGGTGCGGCAGAATTTGTGACCTTTGCCACAAACACCAACAACACAGCTATGTTCTCCATGGCAACAGGTTATGCAGCTGTTCGAAAATCAGTACTTGATTTACCAGAGTATCAAGCCTACCTTTCATCTAATCCAGATGCTGATGCAGCTCTCAAGCAGATTGACTTATATGCTGTACCGGAATTTGTTGATCCCACAGGTGGCGCAATAATGGATGCTCTGTCCGAAGCCGTTGATAAGATACAGATTGAAAATATATCAGCAAAGAAAGCTTTAGATGAAGCGGCTAAAAAAGCACAGAGGGCATTAGATAAAGTTAAGTAA
- a CDS encoding CehA/McbA family metallohydrolase — protein MDNKGYTQSLEKRLHHGMEVFHMDIADPIHSLSLACETTIKAPIRVWLYNPTGIFIGEVSMGYSHFIPYVYISRVKATMNGLAHDLIGGSYKVVIFTYEEEAAFVKDELMVRFNITVNEDKAIDKAYLQEEAWYGENGVRLDFDHCIKDEAKYYKGDFHGHSIYSDGKNQPSQVAKIVRQQGLDFIALTEHNTIPFGYKKLGCLPIPSFELTLDMGHMNIHGVHRLAFPELVQSSQNPYDLLHQTLETYTPTANISMNHMFLEPWHFQDGDFDMRRIHTLEIICDPTYPTSPEANDKAARFLDFLWEAGFKIYGIGGSDSHNLYEERYEGASLPSVYGDPATYVHCHGLSINHVIDGIKHGHCYVARFVQLDINIMHETYLPGQQIGDDVRELTYQIKVKNCCSTYRGRFICNGRVIKQQMISKKNSTMKLTIILSEDPFWLRFGLYDEDGHVIAYVNPIYNKLNEIAETKLSQLLEKFGEQYDKRYII, from the coding sequence ATGGATAATAAAGGATATACCCAATCACTTGAAAAACGTCTTCATCATGGTATGGAAGTCTTTCATATGGATATAGCTGACCCCATCCATTCACTGTCATTGGCATGTGAAACAACCATAAAAGCACCCATTAGGGTATGGCTGTATAATCCGACTGGTATATTTATCGGAGAAGTGAGTATGGGATATAGTCATTTTATTCCCTATGTCTATATATCCCGTGTAAAAGCGACTATGAACGGCTTAGCCCATGACCTTATTGGCGGTAGCTATAAGGTGGTTATCTTCACCTACGAAGAGGAAGCAGCATTTGTAAAAGATGAGCTTATGGTCCGTTTTAACATAACCGTCAATGAAGATAAGGCCATTGATAAGGCATATCTTCAAGAAGAAGCATGGTATGGTGAAAACGGTGTGCGATTAGATTTTGATCACTGTATCAAGGATGAAGCCAAGTATTATAAAGGCGATTTCCACGGACATAGTATATATTCGGATGGTAAAAACCAACCATCACAAGTGGCAAAAATTGTGCGGCAGCAAGGACTTGATTTTATAGCTCTAACAGAACATAACACCATTCCTTTTGGTTACAAGAAACTGGGCTGTTTACCTATTCCATCCTTTGAATTGACATTGGATATGGGGCATATGAACATACATGGTGTCCATCGATTAGCCTTTCCAGAACTTGTGCAATCCAGTCAAAATCCATATGATTTATTGCATCAAACACTGGAAACTTATACCCCTACCGCAAATATTTCAATGAACCATATGTTTCTAGAACCTTGGCACTTTCAAGATGGTGATTTTGATATGCGGCGTATTCATACCCTTGAAATCATCTGTGACCCAACCTATCCCACTTCTCCAGAAGCCAATGATAAAGCTGCTAGGTTCTTGGACTTTTTATGGGAAGCTGGTTTTAAAATCTATGGCATTGGGGGAAGTGATAGTCATAACCTGTACGAAGAACGTTATGAAGGTGCTTCTTTACCATCTGTCTATGGTGACCCTGCTACGTATGTTCATTGTCATGGGTTATCCATTAACCATGTCATTGATGGCATAAAACATGGTCATTGCTACGTGGCAAGATTTGTACAATTGGATATAAATATTATGCATGAAACGTATTTACCAGGGCAGCAAATAGGTGATGATGTACGTGAACTGACTTATCAAATAAAGGTCAAAAATTGTTGTAGCACGTATAGGGGGCGATTCATTTGTAACGGCAGAGTCATAAAACAGCAAATGATCTCCAAAAAAAATTCAACCATGAAGCTGACCATCATCTTATCTGAAGACCCCTTTTGGCTACGATTTGGATTATACGATGAAGATGGACATGTTATTGCTTATGTGAACCCTATTTATAACAAGTTAAATGAAATAGCCGAAACAAAGTTAAGTCAATTACTAGAAAAGTTTGGTGAACAATATGATAAAAGGTATATTATTTGA